TATTTTGAAGATTCCACTTAAAAGTATTTGTCACACTTCTTTTTGTAATAAAACGAAATATCTGCTTCCACATAAAGTAATTGAAACTTGATGTTTCTTTCTCTAATTCATCGCGCTCTATATAGCCAGATCGAAATGTCAGAGAAGTTTTATTTTCGCCAAGCTTCTTATAGATTTGCTCCACAAGAAACTCTCCCTTTTCGTTATAGTTGAAAATATCCATGAATTCGTTGAAGTTATAGGCCCTGATTTGCTTATAATACTGATCCTTATTCTTTTCTATTTTGGTCGTTGTTTCGTCCCAGAAAGTCCCTTTTTCATCTGCACGTCTAAAACATCGCCTAGTAAAACCGATATCACTTTGTTTAAGATTGGCATTCCAAGGGCATTCACTAATTGGGCAGCTGACTATCTTATAAAAGTAGGTTGACCACTTTCTTGCATTCTCATTTTTTGAATTATATGCCCATACATCATCAATAGATGCGTCAATCACAACAGTAAACTCTGCATAATCGCTTGGCCTTGTATACTCAGAGGCAGCGATACTGAACGATAAGATAATGAGGAGAATATACTTTATCATTTGCATAACGTATCTCGACACGACGCACACGACAAGAGACTATATAAATTTACCATTGCCATCTAATTCATAAATGATTAATATATCTTGGCAAATCAAGTGATTTCAATCTGCCTAGGTGGTGAAATTGGTAAACACGCACGGTTGAGGGCCGTGTGCCGCAAGGCTTGCTGGTTCAAGTCCAGTTCTAGGCACCATTCATTCAAATCCCATAATTATTTTCGAAGTATAGAGCTTTTTAATTAAAAGCAAGCCGTAGGCGTGCTGGTTTATCGCCAGGATGGCGTGTATGCCGACGAAGGCAGGAGCCGAAAGTCGGCCAAGTCCATCGCGTACCTGCAAACTAACCGAAAGTCGGCCAAGTCCATCGCGTACCTACCAGTTAGCTACCAACGACCTGTAAACTACCCACTAAATACCTACCAAAAACCCGACAACTTACCGAAATAATTAAAATCTGTTCCGATATTATACGGCCCTGTAATCACTTCAATAAAACATAAATTATCGACAACCAATGTTAAATTGTTAATCAAACAAACAAATAAAACTTAGGGAGATTAGAGATGAATAAGATTAAAATGACCTCATTAGCATTGCTCTTAGTTTCGTCAACAACAGCAACTGCCGGAATTACAGACTTCTTTTCAACTAAAGATAAGGTTATCAAAGGCTCAGCACAACACTTCTATGATGACTCACGCTCAGACGCTCTAACAGAATTCGTACAAGATATTCATAGTGAATATGGGCTATTTATTGCTCGTTTTAAGGAGCATAGTGAAACATATATCGGTGCTCATAACAAAGATAAGATGAAGCGCTTTGGAACAGATGTAACAGCATATAGTGACCTAACGTTTTCTAAGCACGGTGATTCATATCGTTTATATTATACGACATATGCTACTGGAAGACCTGTCATCATCAAGTTAGATAAGACTCACAATGATCAAATTGATGGCCTATTTGAAGACATGACCAAGAAAGCTGATCATGTGAAAATTGAAGGTACAAGAAGCTTTTCAAGAGGTGGAATCTCACTAACAGCAAAGAACCTTAAAGATGTTAAAAGCATCACGCTATCTTGTAAGGAAGAAATACACTCAGATAACAGCGGTGGAAATCGTTGTCTAACAAAGACTGGCGGTATCGACTTTGGAAACAAGGAAACAAAAGTTGAAATCAAAGGTGCAAGAAGAAATACAGAAGTTCCAAAGAAGAACTTGAAAACTTGGGCGCAAGATTACTGGAATAACAAAATATAAAAAGCATGAAGGCCCTTAGTTAAGGGCCTTTTTTTATTTCTGAAATACAACCTCATAAAATTCTGTAACAACATCTTCATCGTCTAAATCAACAATACCCCAATCATTTAAATATGGTGTAAAGAAGTCACGATGGGCCTTTTTCCAGTGCTCCACTGACAGATCCCCTTCTCCTTCGGCCTCAGCTATCTTCTTAGATATATCACTGAACTTATTAATTTCAATAGCAATAGTCTTAACAATACAGCGAGGATTATTCTTAGAATCTAGTATTATCCAGAAATTATCAACTTCAGGTAAAGGATCTCCTGCTAGCTCATAGTCCTTAACAAGACCACTTCCGGCACTTTTCTTACCTGATAAATACAAAGCAAGAAGCTCATCTGCAATTTCAGCATTACCTGCAATTGATATCTCAATATGGGGATGATCTAACTTCTCATCGAGTGTTTCTTCATATAAGTCCCAAAATTCCTCTGGAGTTAAGCTGCTCATCTTTAAATTCCTTTCTAAATCCTTATTCAATTCTTTATCATTATATAAAAAGAAAAAGGTGCTCTAGGGCACCTTCTTTTATTTAAGCATACATTCAAGTTCGATCGTATATTTAATTCTAAATACTACGCTTGGATGTACCCATATCTTCAAGATAGAATTTTAGGCGTTTTTCAATTTCTTCAAGAGCAGCAAGACGGATTTCCATTGCTGTTTGGCATGAACGTGTTGATCTAATGGCCTTGATACTTTCCTTAGATGGAATGGCCATAACTGGACGTCTCTCTTCTTTTACCTTTGCTACCTCAGCTTCAAATTCATTAACGAGTTCAGAAAGTGGCTTCACTTCTTTTGAAGCACTCTGCTCTTGCTTCACATCATCGCCAATTGGAAAATGCTTAGAAGCAGGAAACATCACTAAGACGTCATTATTAGGTGTTGAATTTGAATCTGTAAGTTTCATTAATTTATAATCCTCGGTAAATTAAGCATAGTGCTTATTAATAAGTCACTATATATAAAGCATAACTCAGGCCAAGATATTTTGGGATGCCCCATGTAATATTGGTAGGTTGTTAAAAATGAACGTCAACTTTTTGGTCAATAGTGCTTTAGATAGACAATTATAAATGAATAATTCCAAACACTTAAGCGTTTTTTATTTAGTTAAAATAGTGATCAATCTCTAGGGCGAAAGAACTTCCTCTAATTTTACCTAAATAAGGAGCATGGTAAAATTAAAGAGTGAAAAGAGTCAATTGTATGCAATGCAAACATTACTATAGTACTTGGGACAAATACGCCCCTCGTGGATGCCGAAAATTCGACATGAAATCCACTACTATGCCTTCAATACTCGTAAAACAAGAAAGCGGTAACGACTGCCAATTCTATGAACAAAAAGACCATTTTAAAAATCGTGGAAAAAAAGGAAAGTTAGATAATTTGAATGACCCTAAACTATGGTAATTCTTTATTTTGCTCAAAGTAACTTGGGCCAGCTTCTTTAATCATTCCACCGCCAAGACAGACCTCTTCCCCATCCATTTGAGTATAGAAAACAATCGACTGTCTCTGAGCAATTGCGCGTTGAGGCTCATCGAACTCAACTTTTACAAAATCATCAGCGACCTCAGTGATTGTACAGGCTTGATCTTTTTGACGGTAGCGAATCTTGGCCTTAACTCTTTGGCCAACGCTTGGAGCGAAGTCTTTATCAACCCAAGAAAGCTCTGTTGCAGTTAAGTAATCAGCATATAAAGCACCGTGCTTTTCACCACGCTCAACTAATACAACATTTCTTTGAGTGTCTTTACCAACGACAAACCAAGGCTCACCAGGTCCACCAAGGCCTAATCCCTTTCTTTGTCCAATTGTGTAAAATGCTGATCCAGAGTGGCGCCCAACTTTCGTTCCATCAAGAAGCTCGAAGTCACCTTCTTTGATTTGAATATAATTTGAAAGGAAGTTCTTGAAGTTACGCTCACCAATGAAGCAGATCCCTGTTGAATCCTTCTTATCATGAGTTATGAGGTCATATTTCTTAGCAATTTCACGAACCTGTGGCTTTTCAATATTTCCAACAGGAAAGAGAACCTTATCAAGAACATCTGACTTGATAGTATAAAGAAAATAAGTCTGATCCTTATTATTATCTAGGCCCTTAATTAAGCGTGATTGGCCGTCAATTTTCTTCGTTTGACAGTAGTGGCCAGTTGCAAGATAGTCTGCACCTAGCTCCATTGCTTTATTGAAGAAGACCTTAAATTTAATTTCACGATTACAAAGGATATCTGGATTAGGAGTGTAACCTTGTTCATATTCTTCGAGAAAATTTGCGAATACATTATCACGATACTCTTTTACAAAATCGACTGAGTAATATGGAATATCTAATTTTTCACAAACCTTGATAACATCTTCAAATTCTAGAGATGCCTTACAATTCCCATTTTCGTCCTGCTCTTCCCAGTTTTTCATGAACATGCCAATAACGTTGTAGCCTTGCTCTTTAAGCAAAGCTGCACACACTGAAGAGTCAACGCCTCCAGACATACCAACGATTACTGTTTTTCCATTTCCGATACTTGTCATGTGCCTCTTTTAGCACATTTAGCGCCTAGAGGTCTAGTGCCCATGAAGCAATGGCCATGGCAATATTGGTAGTTGAGTGATGTAAAGTCTTTATATTTATTGAGGAGACATGATCGGCCCTCGAATGGATGCGGTTTCCATTGAAATCACTCTCCCAATTTTGAGTGTAGACAACACTTGGGATCTCCATTTTTTGAAATGAGACATTATCACCATTAAGGAAATTCTTTGAATGAGTTTGAAAGGTTACACGAAAAGTTCCCTCAGAAGAGGCGGCATAAAAACTTTGTGCGATAGACTTTTCAAGATTATGTAGACTTGAAGAAGGTGTAGAATAATAGAGTTTCATATTGCCAAGCTTCTCTTCCTTATCAAGAGTTTTTGTATCGTATCCAAGCATTAATAATTCAACATATGAATAAACTCTTATTCCTTTTTCTAAGGTAAGATTCTTTGCATAATCGTACGAGCCAAGAAATCCAAGTTCTCCAAAATCAAAGAAGACTACCCTTACTGTTTTCTCTAGTTCTAATTCAGATAGAATATCAATAAGAGCAAGAGCGGCCACAACACCAGAAGCATTATTGTCAGCTCCAGGCTGTACACCCCCCTCAATCATTTCTAATTTCTTCTTATTATATGCAGCGGTATCGAAGTGAGCACCCACGACAATGACTTCATTAGGCTTTTTTATGCCCTTCTTCTCCCATACAATATTATGGCCATTTGTTGATTTTAATTTATCAAGATGGGCCTCACGTTCTTTAGTAAACCTCTCCCACTTTACAAGCTGAGATTTTGTTAACTTCCCCTTTGTTGCATCAAGATCACTCTGATACATCTTCTTGGCATATTCGATATCTGGAACAAATTTTATACTCTTAACGCTAGTATTCTTTTTACGAACATTATTATTAATGTAGTCTAGAATAAACTTCTGTGCTTTTTTATTTCCCTCAGTTCCCACGTAGCGATTAGGTCTTGTTTGCTTAACAAAGCTTGTAAGAATGTTTTCGATATAATCTTCTTTAAATTTAGATACAGAATAATATAGCTTTCTTGCACGCTCTGGTGAGCGTTTTGACTTATTAAGCTTATAGCTTTGTGAATAACTATTTGATGTAATGATAAAAATAATCGATAAAATAAAATACTTCATTAAAACCCTATTTCTCTTTTCTTTGGTAGTGCCTGAGTTTCCTCAAGCTCTTCTTTTTCTCTTTTTGAAAGTGGTAACATATAGAATTGGCCATCAACAAAATGACCGCTTTGATAAACTTTGGCATGGCCGATGGCCTTTGCAGAAGGAGCATCTTTTAAGAAGAACATAATCGTATCTCCTCTAAATACAATGCCATTCTTTTTATCTTCTAAATCAAAGAAGATATTTCCATTGTTTAAAAGATATAAAGTCCCTTTGAATGTATTTCCATTTGATAGGAGACTTCCATAACATTCTAAAGGCTTTGCTGTATCGACAACATTGAAATTTTCAAAATGATGACAGATTATTCTTTCAAACTCTAATTCTTTATTCTTAGCAATAAAAATATGTCCTCTAGACATACTGATAACGACAATTTGTGAGTCGGGAACTCGGGGATTTCCCTCTTTTGTTTTATAATGAGTCTGGCCGAGATGATATCTGAAGTGAGCATCGTGTGCGCCAACAACATTATCATTTGAATGATCATAGATATTACTTTCCCTAATAAACTTAGGGGCCACGTAACGAGGATATAAATCACATAGCTCATCTGACTGGTATGTCTGTGCACGAGCTTTTTTCTTGGCCTTAAGTTTTTCGCGAGTAAACGAATTAGCACTTACCAGTGCTCCAATTCGATCTACTTCTGAAGTATTAAGATCAGCAATAGGCAGAAGTAATCTTGAAAGACTCTCTTGAGATAGATTACTTAAGAGATGGCAATCATTTTCATTTGGATCATTTGGTCGCACAAGTCCAAATTGCCCATGATTTGCAATGACCTTGCAGTAATGGCCAGTAGCAATCTTAGTTGCTTTTAGGGCCTCAAGCTTTGAATTTAGAATATCAAAAATCAATGTCGCGCGATCGAGACTTGGATTTTGCCAAATCCCAGCAAATCGTGATTTTAACATCAATGAGATGACTCGATCTTCAAATTCAGAACTAGCATTTGTTACATAGAAAGGAATCCCAATTAAGCGACAAATATCCTTTATCTGCTCTTGAGGTGCACAAAACCAATCCTTAAAAATATGATTAATTCTTCTGACCCATTTAATCTTTTCAAAACGACGAAGTCCTTCTTTCATTTCTTCATCATCAGCTAGTTCATCAGGAATGCGCCCTTCGGGAGTAAGTTTCGTTTTAAAATTAGTAACGAAGTCTTCATCTTCCTGCGTCACACGCTCAAAGAATGAGATATTAACACCGATACAATCGTATCCTTGTTTCTTTAATAATAAGGCCGTGACAGCAGAATCGATTCCACCATCCATACCGATGATAACTCTTTCACGTTTGGATTTTTGCATACTTATATTATATGTGATTTTGAAAATTTATGTAGTGTGGATGTATTTTCAAGGCATCATTCCAAACCAAAAAGCTCATATATTTCATTGACATAACTCAGCGCAAAAACGGATAATATTTCTCTAAGGGATACAACAACACACAAGGAATTAAAAAAGTAGTTATGAGCACTAATAACAAATCAAGGAAGAATAAAAAGCTTAAGTTTATTGATATTTTCTCAGGTGCCGGTGGCTTTAGCTGCGGACTAGAAATGGCCGGACTCGAATGTGTACTTGGAATTGACTTCAATAAACACGCAATGGATACATTTGCCCTAAATCACAAGAAGGCCTATCCATATTGTGGTGATATATCAAAACTTACAAACAAGAGAATTAAAGAAATTCTAGGTGATACTGATGTAAACCTAGTTGTTGGTGGCCCTCCTTGCCAAGGTTTTTCAACTGTTGGCCCAGGAAATCCTGATGATATTCGTAATAAACTTTTTTTAGAATTCGTAAGAATTGTGAAGTTGGCCAAACCAGAATTTATTGTTATTGAAAACGTAACTGGTCTTCTGGCAAAGAAAAACGAAATGACTTTACAGGCAATCTTTAGAAGATTTAATCGTCTCGGCTATAATCTCGACGTAAAAGTTCTAAGCTCTCAGCATTACGGAGTCCCAGAAAAGCGTCGTCGTACAATTTTCATAGGATCTCGAATTAATGAAAAGGTTGAGTTTCCAAAAATTACACATGACACAGTTGTTGCAAAAACATATCGTCCACCAGTTACAGTAGGAGAGGCCTTAAGTGACCTTACCGATAAAAATGGTAAAATTCATAATCATGATCTAGACAGTGCAAAAATAAAGTCAAAATTAGATTTAAAAAGAATTAAGAGAATTCCTGAAGGAAAAGGAATTCGTTATGAAAAAGATGAGAAAGCATATTTAACACCAGCAACGAAACTGGGAGTTGATTGGAAGAATATGCGCGAAGGTCGCTTTAGACAAACGAAGTATCAAAGACTTGATTCAAAAAGTGTTTCTCCAACGATAATGACTCATCGTCATAGCTACTATCATCCAACTGAACACCGCTACCTAACACAAAGAGAAGCTGCAAAAATTCAAAGCTTCCCTAATCACTTTGTTTTTAGTGGCCCAATCTCTGCTCAGTGGAGACAAATTGGAAATGCTGTTCCACCTCTTATGGGTAAGGCCATTGGTACTGCCATTAAGAAAATGCATAAGGCCCACCTAAAGGCCAAGCATGACGGTAAAGTAAATAAGAAGACAAAAGTTAAAAGTATCATTAATGATGTTCGAGGAGGAGCATTTGTTTACCGCTAAGAACATCCTATTTAGTACTCTACTTCTTGTCATCGTATCCTGTGGAAGCTTTCAAAGAAGTAGTGAAAAATATCATGACATTGCCGAGAGCTCTAAATGTCATACTAAGAGAGCTGCAATTGATCTAGGCTCAGGTTCCACAAAACTTGTGGTAGGTCTCGTTAATACTTGTAAAGGACTTGTTGAAGGAATTCTTTTTGAAGCACAAAGAGCAGTTCCTCTTAAAGAGGCCCTACAAGCATCAAAAGAAAATGAAATCACTCCTTCAATGATTCAAAAACTAAGTGCAGTTTTTGAAGAGTTTAAATACATGGCCGATCATCAGGGTGCAAGTGACATCAAGGCAGTAGCAACATCTGCATTTCGAACGGCCGATAATGGTGAAGAAGCAGCTGAGATAATTACCGATAACAGTGGCATACCTCTTACAATTATCTCTCAAAAAGATGAAGCTCGTTTTGCATATTATGCGGCCTTATCAAAAACTAAAACAATGAAACTTTCTAAGAAGTCTCCAGTTGCTGTTTGGGATATTGGTGGCGGAAGCATGCAAATAACAAAGCCACTTGCAGATGGAAGTACAAAGGTTGCCCTTTTAAAAGTCGCTTCTGTTCCATTTAAAAATCTTGTTTTAAAAGAGTTATATCCAGATGGTACGAAAACACCTAATCCACTAACAGAGGAAAGAGCACTTCGCTCAATGGATCTAGCACGATTTATTTCAAAACAAGAATTTAGTCGTTTTGGTAATTTAAAAGGATATCAAGTCATTGGTGTTGGTGGTGTTCATTACTATAGTATTGGTGGACAATTTAAAAAGACGAATCGAATTTATAACCAATCGACTCTCCTATCAAAACTACTTGAAAGATCAAAGCTCAGTGATAAAGAAATCGACAGTAAATACGCTGTAACAGATGTGACAAATCTCGCACTTGTTCTTGGCTTCATGCAAACACTAAAAGTCGATCAAGTTAGGCCACTAAAGATCAATATGGCCCACGGACTTCTCATTAATAAAGATTTTTGGAATTAACCAAACTTACCGTCTGGTCGCTTTGTTACAAGTGGCCAGAAAAACTTTATAAGATAAATGATAAAGCCTAATGTCCAAAACCCACTAGCATAATGCAGTGAAGTCTCATAAAACTCATTCCATATAATCGGCACAAATACTCGTATCAATGCCCCAATTATAACGAAGACAAAAGAGATAATTATATACTTATCTGCCTTAATAATTCGCCCTGTATGACCAAGAGAAACACGAGTCATCATTCCAATAGCAACACTACCTAAACCGAAGGCCAATAGCATATGCAGTGGTGCTTGAGAGAATCCAATGGAGCCATTAAAGAATCCAATTAGCTCCATAACTAGTCCGAAAACAAGTGCAAATGAGCCAATATATAAGACTGCAATCATTGGCTCTTTCATACCGATAAGAGGCTTCCAGTATAGAACTCGTAAAGTATTAAATATAATACAAATTAGATAGACAATAATTATCGCCGAAGGACTTAAAAAGAGAGAAAGAGGCAATGCTAATATAATTAATGTTAAGATAGAAAAACGTTGTACGAATTTTGGAACATTAATTTTCAAATCTAAATCTTTAAAACGAGACTTTGTAAAAAATGGAATGACCCGACCAAGAATTAATAAAATTAACAATCGAATAATGGCACTAGCAGAGTTCTTTGAAATGTCTTGGAGACTTAAGCTATCACTCATATATCCATAGGTGTGAAGAATAGATAGTATCCATAAGGTGCTAAGTAGAGGAATAAAAATATAGACTTGTTTATTCTTTCTTAGTTTTAAGAAAAGAAGAATAATTGAAGCAGGATAAAAGATATTGAGCAATATAATAGACCAATTATGACTAATATTTAGGAAATAAGAAAATCTCTCCATCAACCATAAGGCGACAAGAAAGATTAAAAAACATCCACGATATGGAGTTGTTTGCGTCCAATGTGAGCTTGCTGTAAAAAGAAAGCCAATAATAAGTGCAGAAGTGAACCCAAATAACATTTCATGGCCATGCCAGAATAATGGATCAAAGTTAACTAGACCAAGATCAGTTCCCTTAACAAAAGCACTAACCCAAAATGTTACATTAATAATAGCAATAATGGCCGCTAAAAGAAAAAATGGCCTAAAACTTATATTAAATACTGGAAGAGTATTTTTCATAAGTTCATATTATCATCTTAAATCAATGCAGAGAAGCCTGAGAAAGATCATAGAAAATACCTCGAGCAGAGATTAAATTTTCTGGTGTATCAAATTCCACAAGTTTTCCATCTTTAAATACTAAGATTCGATCACATTCTTTAATTGTATCAAGCCTGTGAGCAATGAAAAAAGAAGTTTTCCCATCCATTACGTTATGAATTCCATCATGAAGAATCTTTTCAAAGTATGGGTCCACGTGTGCTGTTGCTTCATCAAGGATAAGAATGCTAGGGTTTTGCAGGCAAACTCGAGTAAGCGAAATAACCTGTTTCTCACCTGCCGATAAGTTTGAGCCTCCATCTTTAATGACACTATCAAGAGTTAAATTTGAATAGCTCATAACCTTACTCATTCCAGTCTTATCACATATTGATAAAATATCCTTATCTGTAAGATCAGGATTAACTGAAAGGTTTTCACGAAGACTTCCATCAAAGATAATCACATCTTGAGAAACAATTCCAATTTGATCGCGATAATTATCGATATCAAGCTCTTTTAGGTTTTGCCCATCAATTAGAACATCACCTTTTTGATAGTCATACAGACGAGATAAAACTGCCACAGCAGTGGTTTTACCAGAGCCTGTTGGGCCGACA
This is a stretch of genomic DNA from Halobacteriovorax vibrionivorans. It encodes these proteins:
- a CDS encoding ASCH domain-containing protein; translated protein: MSSLTPEEFWDLYEETLDEKLDHPHIEISIAGNAEIADELLALYLSGKKSAGSGLVKDYELAGDPLPEVDNFWIILDSKNNPRCIVKTIAIEINKFSDISKKIAEAEGEGDLSVEHWKKAHRDFFTPYLNDWGIVDLDDEDVVTEFYEVVFQK
- a CDS encoding M28 family peptidase is translated as MKYFILSIIFIITSNSYSQSYKLNKSKRSPERARKLYYSVSKFKEDYIENILTSFVKQTRPNRYVGTEGNKKAQKFILDYINNNVRKKNTSVKSIKFVPDIEYAKKMYQSDLDATKGKLTKSQLVKWERFTKEREAHLDKLKSTNGHNIVWEKKGIKKPNEVIVVGAHFDTAAYNKKKLEMIEGGVQPGADNNASGVVAALALIDILSELELEKTVRVVFFDFGELGFLGSYDYAKNLTLEKGIRVYSYVELLMLGYDTKTLDKEEKLGNMKLYYSTPSSSLHNLEKSIAQSFYAASSEGTFRVTFQTHSKNFLNGDNVSFQKMEIPSVVYTQNWESDFNGNRIHSRADHVSSINIKTLHHSTTNIAMAIASWALDL
- a CDS encoding adenine nucleotide alpha hydrolase family protein; translated protein: MQKSKRERVIIGMDGGIDSAVTALLLKKQGYDCIGVNISFFERVTQEDEDFVTNFKTKLTPEGRIPDELADDEEMKEGLRRFEKIKWVRRINHIFKDWFCAPQEQIKDICRLIGIPFYVTNASSEFEDRVISLMLKSRFAGIWQNPSLDRATLIFDILNSKLEALKATKIATGHYCKVIANHGQFGLVRPNDPNENDCHLLSNLSQESLSRLLLPIADLNTSEVDRIGALVSANSFTREKLKAKKKARAQTYQSDELCDLYPRYVAPKFIRESNIYDHSNDNVVGAHDAHFRYHLGQTHYKTKEGNPRVPDSQIVVISMSRGHIFIAKNKELEFERIICHHFENFNVVDTAKPLECYGSLLSNGNTFKGTLYLLNNGNIFFDLEDKKNGIVFRGDTIMFFLKDAPSAKAIGHAKVYQSGHFVDGQFYMLPLSKREKEELEETQALPKKREIGF
- a CDS encoding NnrS family protein gives rise to the protein MKNTLPVFNISFRPFFLLAAIIAIINVTFWVSAFVKGTDLGLVNFDPLFWHGHEMLFGFTSALIIGFLFTASSHWTQTTPYRGCFLIFLVALWLMERFSYFLNISHNWSIILLNIFYPASIILLFLKLRKNKQVYIFIPLLSTLWILSILHTYGYMSDSLSLQDISKNSASAIIRLLILLILGRVIPFFTKSRFKDLDLKINVPKFVQRFSILTLIILALPLSLFLSPSAIIIVYLICIIFNTLRVLYWKPLIGMKEPMIAVLYIGSFALVFGLVMELIGFFNGSIGFSQAPLHMLLAFGLGSVAIGMMTRVSLGHTGRIIKADKYIIISFVFVIIGALIRVFVPIIWNEFYETSLHYASGFWTLGFIIYLIKFFWPLVTKRPDGKFG
- a CDS encoding DNA cytosine methyltransferase, with amino-acid sequence MSTNNKSRKNKKLKFIDIFSGAGGFSCGLEMAGLECVLGIDFNKHAMDTFALNHKKAYPYCGDISKLTNKRIKEILGDTDVNLVVGGPPCQGFSTVGPGNPDDIRNKLFLEFVRIVKLAKPEFIVIENVTGLLAKKNEMTLQAIFRRFNRLGYNLDVKVLSSQHYGVPEKRRRTIFIGSRINEKVEFPKITHDTVVAKTYRPPVTVGEALSDLTDKNGKIHNHDLDSAKIKSKLDLKRIKRIPEGKGIRYEKDEKAYLTPATKLGVDWKNMREGRFRQTKYQRLDSKSVSPTIMTHRHSYYHPTEHRYLTQREAAKIQSFPNHFVFSGPISAQWRQIGNAVPPLMGKAIGTAIKKMHKAHLKAKHDGKVNKKTKVKSIINDVRGGAFVYR
- a CDS encoding Ppx/GppA phosphatase family protein, with the translated sequence MFTAKNILFSTLLLVIVSCGSFQRSSEKYHDIAESSKCHTKRAAIDLGSGSTKLVVGLVNTCKGLVEGILFEAQRAVPLKEALQASKENEITPSMIQKLSAVFEEFKYMADHQGASDIKAVATSAFRTADNGEEAAEIITDNSGIPLTIISQKDEARFAYYAALSKTKTMKLSKKSPVAVWDIGGGSMQITKPLADGSTKVALLKVASVPFKNLVLKELYPDGTKTPNPLTEERALRSMDLARFISKQEFSRFGNLKGYQVIGVGGVHYYSIGGQFKKTNRIYNQSTLLSKLLERSKLSDKEIDSKYAVTDVTNLALVLGFMQTLKVDQVRPLKINMAHGLLINKDFWN
- the mnmA gene encoding tRNA 2-thiouridine(34) synthase MnmA gives rise to the protein MTSIGNGKTVIVGMSGGVDSSVCAALLKEQGYNVIGMFMKNWEEQDENGNCKASLEFEDVIKVCEKLDIPYYSVDFVKEYRDNVFANFLEEYEQGYTPNPDILCNREIKFKVFFNKAMELGADYLATGHYCQTKKIDGQSRLIKGLDNNKDQTYFLYTIKSDVLDKVLFPVGNIEKPQVREIAKKYDLITHDKKDSTGICFIGERNFKNFLSNYIQIKEGDFELLDGTKVGRHSGSAFYTIGQRKGLGLGGPGEPWFVVGKDTQRNVVLVERGEKHGALYADYLTATELSWVDKDFAPSVGQRVKAKIRYRQKDQACTITEVADDFVKVEFDEPQRAIAQRQSIVFYTQMDGEEVCLGGGMIKEAGPSYFEQNKELP